TTGTCACTGGAGGAGTGAAGAAGACCTACTCTGATACTCTTCACTTATGCTCAGGAACTTATGCTTGCCCTCTTTCATCCTTGTAGCTGGAAGGCATTGGAAACACACAAGCACATCAGAGTAAATCACTGAATCCTCTTTCATGCTCGGCAGCCAGAGAAGAAGGATAGGGAAGTGCCGAGGTCTCCACACTGCCTGGAAGCTCCGCAGCCACCGCCGCTACCAGAAGTGGCACAACAAGCAGCACAAGAAGGTGCACTTGGGCATGGCACTGAATGCCAACCCCTTTGGCAGCACCTCACATGCCAAGGGCATCATCCTGGAGAAAGTGGCATAGAAGCTAAACAGCCCAAATCTGCCGTCAGGAAGTGTGTTAGAGTCCAGCTGACCAAGAACTGcaaaaaaataactgcttttgCTCTGAACAATGGGTGCCTGAACTTCATTGAGGAGAGCGATGAAGTTCTGGTTGCTGGTTTCTGCCAGAAGGGTCATGCTGTTGGTGATATTCCTGGAGTTCGCTTCAAGGTTGTCAAAGTAGCCAGTGTTTCTCTCTTGGCCTTGTACAAGGGCAAGAAGGAGAGACCAAGATcgtaaattttaattaatttgccaagaagggcaatgaagcttttgattggggaaaaaaaaaaaaaaaaaaagggagaagagattcagagcagccctgcggagaaggacttgggggtgttggtcgatgagaaaatgaacatgagccggctccagtgtgtgcttgcagcccagaaagccaaccgtatcctgggctgcatcaaaaggagtgtgaccagcaggtcgaaggaggtgatcctgcccctctactctgctctcgtgagacctcacctggagtattgtgtgcagttctggtgtcctcaacataaaaaggacatggaactgttggaacaagtccagaggagggccacgaggatgatcaggggactggagcacctcctgtatgaagacaggctgaggaagttggggctgttcagcctggagaagagaaggctgcgtggggacctcatagcagccttccagtatctgaagggggcttatagggatgctggggaaggactcttcatcagggactgtagtgacaggacaaggggtaatgggttaaaacttaaacagtggaagtttagattgggtataaggaagaagttctttactgtgagggtggtgagtcactggaataggttgcccagggaagttgtgaatgctccatttctggcagtgctcaaggtcaggttggacagatccttgggtgaCCCAtgggcgtccctgcccatggcagggggttggaactagatgatcctaaggtcctttccaaccctaactattctatgattctctggtTCTATGAATACAGCTAAACTCTGGTCCAAGTAAGACCAGTTCTTTTcccaataaaagaaaaattggcTGTATACCAATTTGTCAGTGGTGCAGTCCTGCAACCAGATCAACTCTCAGTGTGAAACGCAAACTGCCAGAAGGCTCCTCTCATCCAGGCTGGGGCTCATAGGAATGGTGACCGATCAACATGAGAACTGGCTAACCAATTCCTCAGTCAGGCTTTTAGGCAAGTCTGCTTTCGCAATTGTGAGATAAAACAAGGAAGATGCAGTGCTTTGCTGGACCCACTTAAAGTGTCTGCAGTGTCTGGGAGCAGGCAAGATAGTGCTTGTAAactgattttttcctttctacctTTTGCATCACTCCAGTTCCTGTTCCGGTAATAACCAAAAGAGATTTACCAGGAAAGCACAcagatttaataattttttctaAAGACAAAATTGGTTTATCATGTTTTTGGGGGTGAGTCTTCTCATTGTGTAGTGATGATACTCCACTCACACATATGAAATCACAAGAGGTGAAGAAAAAGTCTCTTTGTAACTCCCTAACTATAATGAGAAGCTAGCTTAAATGTACCTTGGGTTGACAGGCTTCCTTTACAGTCTCAAGCAGTTAGAGTCTAATACACCAGTATGAGTCTCATGTGACTGCTTACAAGCAATAAATATGCAAGGTTTGCATGGTCTCCTTGGCCACGAAGGGGTTTTTCACATACATGAGTGCTTGGTATAGCAAGCACTAATCATGGATAGGTCTTCTGTGTTGGATATAGAATCTATTAGTCACACACAGAAACAGCGTGCTCGTGCACAGACTCT
The sequence above is a segment of the Lathamus discolor isolate bLatDis1 chromosome 1, bLatDis1.hap1, whole genome shotgun sequence genome. Coding sequences within it:
- the LOC136006044 gene encoding LOW QUALITY PROTEIN: small ribosomal subunit protein uS12-like (The sequence of the model RefSeq protein was modified relative to this genomic sequence to represent the inferred CDS: inserted 1 base in 1 codon); this translates as MLGSQRRRIGKCRGLHTAWKLRSHRRYQKWHNKQHKKVHLGMALNANPFGSTSHAKGIILEKXGIEAKQPKSAVRKCVRVQLTKNCKKITAFALNNGCLNFIEESDEVLVAGFCQKGHAVGDIPGVRFKVVKVASVSLLALYKGKKERPRS